The Flavivirga eckloniae genomic interval GGGGAGGGCTGGGGTCGTGGTATACAAAGTAGTCATTGTTATTTCTGTTAAACGTATCTTTTACATCATCATCAAGAGAAAAGGGGTTTACGGCACCCCACTCGGGGCTTAAAAAGGCTGGTGTCGATCCTGGAATCGGGTTACCGCTTTGGTCAATAAACTCGTTTAAGCTTAAGGGTTGCCAACGATTGGGATTTGTTAGGCTTGGGTTTCCTGACTTAGTAGGGAATAAAGAGTTGTTTACTGGTTCGTAAAAGGCATTATTGTAACCATTTAATTCTCGAGAACCATCTGTATTACCATAATCTATAATTGTTTTTGCTATAAAATTACCTAAGGAAGCAGCATTTCCGTCTGAATAATCTATGGAGTCTGCTGTTAGGCTATAATCCAATTGATTCATTATAAAATCGAACAACTCTTGAGATTCCTCATGGCTTGGAGAGTTTTTAAATCTATGCGACAACAAGCGGTATGCAGCATAACTCATTGCTTTAGCTCTGGCATCGACGACATTTTCATTTGGCATAAATCTCACATATTTACTATTAAAATCATGCAATGTTTTACCTATTAAGTATGTTTCTGAATTGTTATCGAACAAGGCCCATGAATCGTATAGCGCCACACTAGTATGAAATAAGTTTCTTGCATGTACCGTAGGTCTGGCGTAATCACCCCGTATTGCCATTAATAGTGCTTCATTCCATATGCGAGCAATGGAATGTTCGTTTGAAAGTGATGATACAGACAGGCTAACCTGTAAAATAACCAGCTCATTAGAACATTCAGTTCCTGTTTCTCTTACAGATATGGTTCCTGTTTTCGTAATTCCCCATTTTACAGATATGGAATTGGTTCCATGTCCTTCTATTATTTCTCCTCCGGTAATATTCCAATTAAGACTACTATTTTCGGATGTTGGTGTATATGCGTAAGATTCTGTTTTTAGAACTCCTGAATTTGTATTTCCTACGATTTCGTTTGAGGCAAGATATTCGCAAGAACCATCATCATCAATTGCTTCTGGATCGTATGTACAGGAATTAGGGTCTGTGCAGCCCATTTTTTTGTTTACTTGAGGGATGTTATAGTCGCTAAACCCACTACCTTCTATAAAAAGTATAGCATCATTGATTTGAAAACCTGAATGGTTTTCGACTAATCCGGAAGGCCATTTAATTGTGATTTCTTGAATTTCGGAAGCGGTTCCCAAACCAAAATGCATGGGTTTTAGGCTTTGCGATAAATAATTAATTGAGGAGTTATGGCGATGTATTACTCCATTGTCTGTTTTTAAGGATACTATCGCACCTATGGCATCCCTATTTGAAGTTGTACCACGCAAGGCAACTTTAAACCATTTTAAATCTTCACCAGATTGGGAATTAATACTTTTGTTTTCGTAAAAATGGGATTCTTTATCACTATTGGTAACAAATAAATCTAAGTCCCCATCGTTGTCGTAATCAAAAGCAACAGGAGTTGCGCTAGTGGAAGCATCATTAAGGTTAAGTTGCGCAGAAAAATCTTGGAACGTATTACCGCCTTCAACATATAAATTTTTAAAATAGTAGTTTTGTTGTTGTGCGGGAATACCACTCTTAAATCCGTTAGTAATAAAAATATCTTCATCGCCGTCCAAATCAAAGTCTGCGAAAATAGGTCCCCATGACCATCCTGTGTCTACAACACTATTTTGTAAAGCCAAATCTTCAAAAGTGTTATCACCTTTATTGGTTAATAGGGCATTGGTTTTAATAGTTGCTATATAAAAATCAAAAAAGCCATCATTATTGTAATCGCCAATAGCCATACCCATATCATCATGTTTACTGTCGAGACCATATTGAGAAGCTTGATCGCTAAACGTATTGCCTCCAAGGTTAATAAAAAGGTCATTTGGTTCGGTAAAGTCTTGACTAACATATAAATCCATCCAACCATCACTATTAAAATCGAAGGGAATAGACATAAAGGAACTTTTACTTGGAATATTTCCAAAAAAAGAAGATGTGGCATTTTCGAATGTTCCATCACCTTTATTTATATAAAACGTGTTGGAATTACATGCTCCCCAGTCGCATATATATAAATCCAGAAAGCCATCATTATTAGCATCGAACCATGTGGCGCCTATATTTAAACAACCATTAAACACCTCGATTCCTGCGGTCTCGGTTACATCAATGAATGTTCCATTACCTTCATTGTGGAATAGTTGTACTTTTTTGGCATGAGTAAAAAAGATATCTGGAAAGCCATCATTATCATAATCTCCCCAGGATACCCCATATTTAAAACCATCTGCAGCACCGTTTTGTGAAAATGTGCCGTCTGGTGAAAGTAAATTTACAAGTCCGGAGGCTTCTGTAACATCAGAAAACGTTCCATCACTGTTATTTCTGTAAAGCTTGCTTTTTGTATTTTGTTTTGTGTCCAAGTCTTTAGCTTTAGCTACAATAAATATATCTAGATCTAAATCGCCATCATAGTCTGCAACTGCAACACCATTGTTTTCGTTTAAACTTCCTAAGCCAACGATATTTTCAATTCGTTGAAAAGTTTGTGCTTGTATTGAACTTATACAAGTAAAGTATAGTATAGATGTAAATAATAGAGAAAAAAATGCCTTTCTATTTTTCATTACCCAAATTTTATTTAATCTATGGTTAGATTTGTTATAAATTGATAATAAACACTATAATGAAGAGGCCTTGTTGTTCCGAACTAGGGACGAAGAGGCATCTCATTATGTTGAGAGGTCCTGTAGTTCATGTTTCGATTTGTTCGAATGTTAATCAACTATTTGTATTTTAGTTGATTAGTTTTGTTTTTTGGGGTAGAATACGTCTAAACGGACGTTAATATAGCTAAAAAGTTAACTATATTATAGGTATTGAGTATAAAATAAATAAGGATCTGTTTGAATTGCAAACAGATCCTTATTCGTTATTATATTAAATCTGAAAAGCGATTTAATTACGGTCTTACTTCTTTGGTAAGGAGTTTCCAGTTATCCATGTAGACTACACCTGTACCACCTTCAAGTCTTACAGCAATTTGCGCAAGTGTTGTTGTGCTACCGTATATTATATCGGCTGTAGTAGAAACTTCTACCCATTCACCTCTTGGAATGGCAGCTGCACGTGCGTCTCTCCATTGTTGGAACCATGGGTTACCTATAGTTGGCCAAATTTCACCATAAGTACCTCCAGCTTCTATAAATAAATCAAAAGTGATTATATATTCACCTGCTGGAACATCTATGTTTTCGCTGCAGACAAATCTTACGGTACCGCCACTTCCTGTAATTTTTAAACTTGAGCTACCGCTAGTGGCTCTGTCATTCGAAATTTCTACAGCTCCACCAACGTTATCATGCCTTACAGTCCATGCAGCGGGTGCATTAATCCCTTCGAAATCAAATATATCGGCAGAAGCCATTGGTACGGAACTCACATTATGCATTGCCACAGGTAAATCTGTAAAAGCTACAGGACTACGCGTATCTTTAGATTGTAGCGTACCGTTACCGTCATAAGAGACCGTTAAAACATCTGGTCTGTAAATTGGTTCAGATAATTTTATTTCCAAAATAGTAGCATCTTCACTGTTTAAGCTAACAGATTCTATGCCTAGTGGCGTTGTGCCATTTAACATAACAGAGAAATGTGATTCTTGAGAACTAAAAGGAGAAAATTCACCATTAAATGGTATCTGTATAGTTTCATCTTCCAATTCATTAGCTTCAGATACTGCTACAACAAATGGTTTTGATGAAGGGGTTACTATAACCTTTAAAAATGTTTCCTCAGCATCTACTTCATAGAATGGTATTCTAATATCTCCAAAAGGAACAGCCGATGTTACCCTGAAGTTCCAGTTAGATTCACCAAGTTTTAAGAATGTTATAATAGGATTTGCTTCTTCACTAAAGGAAGGACTTTGACCAGGAAATTTCCAGTTAAAATTGCTTAAACCACCAGTTACATTAGAAGTGAATTGTACTTCTGTTCCCGATTCTACAGTAAGCGTACCGGTAGTTTGATCGAAACTAAATCCAGGCACGTCCGGGTCTACCGGTGCAAGGGAGAACGTAGCTGATGCTCCTTCTAAAACTGTAATGGTTACTGTAGCAGTTTCTGCCGAGTTTTTATTCAATTTAACTTCTTTGTCTCCTGAAGATAAAAATTTCACTTTTATTTTTTTAGTATCCAACCCTCCTGAAACAATCTCATAAGAACCTTCTGGGAATTCCCATTGTCTATCATCGCTGGTTCCTATGGAAGCATCAAGGAATTCTACGTCAAAACCTTCTCGGGTTATTAAATCTCTATCATTATTAGCTTCAATTATACTAGTGATTATAAAAGCTACCGGAACCGTTCCTTCTGGAGGTGTAAAACTGTCGTCTCTTGTTGTGCACGAAAGTATGATTAATGTGCAAAGAGTAGCAATGTAAAATTTTATGTTTTTTAAGATCATGTTTTTGCGTTTTTAATTAGTTAGATGAGCTTCCTAATACTTCAATTGCAGGAATTGGGAAGTAACCAGCCTGTGGATTAGCTGCTAATTTCTTAGCTGCTTCATCAAATTCTCCTACGATACCATTAGTATTATACTCAATATCATTAAGGAAATTAATCCAGTCGCCAGTATCGGATCTTCTGTTCGTGTCTTGCCATGTAATACCTCTACCTTCAAATGCAAATTCTAATATACGTTCTTCATTATAAAGGTGTGTTAGAATATTTTGAGCGTTTAAGGCTCTTGTTCCAAGTATTACTCCTGGTAATGTCGTATTAGTTACTGCATTGGAGTTTCGTGGACCTGCAAGATAGGTTCTGTCTGT includes:
- a CDS encoding FG-GAP-like repeat-containing protein; translated protein: MKNRKAFFSLLFTSILYFTCISSIQAQTFQRIENIVGLGSLNENNGVAVADYDGDLDLDIFIVAKAKDLDTKQNTKSKLYRNNSDGTFSDVTEASGLVNLLSPDGTFSQNGAADGFKYGVSWGDYDNDGFPDIFFTHAKKVQLFHNEGNGTFIDVTETAGIEVFNGCLNIGATWFDANNDGFLDLYICDWGACNSNTFYINKGDGTFENATSSFFGNIPSKSSFMSIPFDFNSDGWMDLYVSQDFTEPNDLFINLGGNTFSDQASQYGLDSKHDDMGMAIGDYNNDGFFDFYIATIKTNALLTNKGDNTFEDLALQNSVVDTGWSWGPIFADFDLDGDEDIFITNGFKSGIPAQQQNYYFKNLYVEGGNTFQDFSAQLNLNDASTSATPVAFDYDNDGDLDLFVTNSDKESHFYENKSINSQSGEDLKWFKVALRGTTSNRDAIGAIVSLKTDNGVIHRHNSSINYLSQSLKPMHFGLGTASEIQEITIKWPSGLVENHSGFQINDAILFIEGSGFSDYNIPQVNKKMGCTDPNSCTYDPEAIDDDGSCEYLASNEIVGNTNSGVLKTESYAYTPTSENSSLNWNITGGEIIEGHGTNSISVKWGITKTGTISVRETGTECSNELVILQVSLSVSSLSNEHSIARIWNEALLMAIRGDYARPTVHARNLFHTSVALYDSWALFDNNSETYLIGKTLHDFNSKYVRFMPNENVVDARAKAMSYAAYRLLSHRFKNSPSHEESQELFDFIMNQLDYSLTADSIDYSDGNAASLGNFIAKTIIDYGNTDGSRELNGYNNAFYEPVNNSLFPTKSGNPSLTNPNRWQPLSLNEFIDQSGNPIPGSTPAFLSPEWGAVNPFSLDDDVKDTFNRNNNDYFVYHDPSPPPYLDLNNETSSSESYKWGFSLVSIWGSHLDPNDNVLWDISPKSIGNIDIANFPEHFSNHPDFYKLIEGGDIGNGHDTNPYTNAPYEEQLVPRGDYARVLAEFWADGPDSETPPGHWFTLLNYVSDHKLLEKKLGGEGNVLDPLEWDVKSYFLLGGTMHDAAISAWSIKGWYDYIRPISAIRYMADLGQSSDMSLDNYNVAGIPLKEDLIEVVNAGDALEGRNGENIGKIKLYTWKGPDYINNPDTDNAGVGWILAENWWPYQRPSFVTPPFAGYVSGHSTYSRAAAEVMTLLTGSEYFPGGYGEFIARKNEFLVFEEGPSVDVKLQWATYRDASDQCSLSRIWGGIHPPADDIPGRLIGAQIGVKAFNFGVKYFQKQTKQETNTSTYLAYPNPIDSNGVLYVTNTLETDLFELVDMKGSIIPLKGKVFDSDTKKTKLNHLNTLSSGVYVLKINNQTRMLIKK